The following proteins come from a genomic window of Dioscorea cayenensis subsp. rotundata cultivar TDr96_F1 unplaced genomic scaffold, TDr96_F1_v2_PseudoChromosome.rev07_lg8_w22 25.fasta BLBR01000777.1, whole genome shotgun sequence:
- the LOC120254982 gene encoding uncharacterized protein LOC120254982: MVDKLLLKIKDLQHPYGLTWLEKNKEIKVSKRCLVQFSIGGKYKEKVMCDVVPMDACHLLLGRPWQYDRKTMHDGYKNIYSFDKDDVKIVLAPTRLDVSPKPSKWMKNALLSKSKILRELQHIKQGYILVMLEANREQCEHLAIVLPLLQEFADVVPEEMPPSLLPLRSI, from the coding sequence ATGGTGGACAAGTTACTGCTGAAAATAAAGGACCTTCAACATCCCTATGGGCTTACTTGGCtagaaaagaataaggaaataAAGGTGAGTAAACGATGCCTTGTCCAATTTTCAATTGGTGGAAAATATAAGGAAAAAGTTATGTGTGATGTTGTGCCAATGGATGCTTGTCACTTACTTTTGGGAAGACCTTGGCAATATGACAGAAAAACTATGCATGAtggttataaaaatatatatagttttgacAAAGATGATGTTAAGATTGTATTGGCTCCAACAAGATTAGATGTCAGCCCGAAGCCTTCAAAATGGATGAAGAATGCTCTACTCTctaaatctaaaattttgagGGAGCTACAACATATCAAGCAAGGATATATCCTTGTAATGCTTGAAGCTAACAGAGAACAATGTGAGCATCTTGCTATTGTGCTTCCACTTCTTCAAGAATTTGCTGATGTGGTGCCTGAAGAAATGCCACCAAGTCTTCTGCCTCTGAGGAGTATTTAG
- the LOC120254985 gene encoding uncharacterized protein LOC120254985, whose protein sequence is MYIRTRTRKDGSVVNEKTASVVELMKKGLCESNSQDPKRCSWENDVYSQVKGPEKRGRIRCMGTISTSSSKSGPSCSQIIYRNEVQDLKAEVQGLKEALTTVISLFQKQFPNENMEVLNAVTRIVNGEVCDTMYI, encoded by the exons ATGTATATACGCACTCGTACCCGTAAAGATGGAAGTGTTGTGAATGAAAAAACAGCTTCTGTTGTG GAACTTATGAAGAAAGGATTATGTGAAAGTAATTCACAAGATCCTAAAAGGTGTTCATGGGAAAATGATGTGTATTCACAAGTTAAAGGACCAGAGAAAAGAGGGCGTATTCGTTGTATGGGAACAATTTCTACTTCATCAAGCAAGTCTGGTCCTTCATGTTCTCAAATCATATATCGTAATGAAGTACAAGATTTGAAGGCTGAGGTTCAAGGATTGAAGGAAGCTTTAACTACTGTGATTTcattatttcaaaaacaatttccTAATGAGAACATGGAGGTCCTAAATGCTGTGACTCGCATAGTCAATGGAGAGGTATGTGATACTATGTATatttag
- the LOC120254983 gene encoding uncharacterized protein LOC120254983, with protein sequence MDACHLLLGRPWQYDRRVFHDGRANSYSFTYEGVKLMLVPRKPMEKPPSTNINLLSYAPFGKELKGAETAFILLGKAVTEGLEDVEIPKVVLPLLEEFQDVFPDDLPEGLPPLRDIQHHVDLQPGSVLPHRPHYRMSPREHEKLRRQVEELLAKGHIRESMSLCVVPALLTPKKDALSACVSIVEPSTKLLSGTGFLSLSWMTCSTRLVVLRCSCDWT encoded by the coding sequence ATGGATGCGTGCCATTTATTATTAGGAAGACCCTGGCAGTATGATCGGAGGGTTTTCCATGATGGGCGCGCGAACTCCTACAGTTTCACCTACGAAGGAGTAAAGTTGATGCTAGTACCCAGAAAACCAATGGAGAAGCCACCATCAACCAACATCAACCTGCTGTCTTATGCACCATTCGGAAAGGAGTTGAAGGGGGCAGAAACGGCGTTCATCTTACTCGGTAAGGCAGTCACTGAAGGCTTGGAAGATGTAGAGATTCCAAAAGTTGTTCTTCCTCTTCTGGAGGAGTTTCAGGATGTCTTCCCCGATGACCTACCGGAGGGCCTACCACCTCTTCGAGACATCCAGCACCATGTGGATCTACAGCCGGGCTCTGTCCTGCCTCACCGACCACATTACCGAATGAGTCCAAGGGAGCATGAGAAATTAAGGCGGCAAGTGGAGGAGCTGCTGGCGAAGGGGCACATCCGCGAAAGCATGAGCCTATGCGTTGTCCCAGCCTTGTTGACTCCAAAGAAGGATGCACTTAGCGCATGTGTGTCGATAGTCGagccatcaacaaaattactatcAGGTACCGGTTTCCTATCCCTCTCTTGGATGACTTGCTCGACCAGATTAGTGGTGCTACGGTGTTCATGTGATTGGACCTGA